The Brevibacillus brevis genome contains a region encoding:
- a CDS encoding lysine 2,3-aminomutase, with product MSVKVLMGKKGFEEFATIVGFTEAEKEERSALLEQSYMPFKVTRYYAELIASQSEPYRTQMINIVLPPPGEKPYKGRFDPYGNKSYRQDETAFLQHKYKKTLLLHIDDFCIANCQFCYKVNEIRHEDIGYTNIMEKAERAVQYLEAHPYIDNVLFTGGDPASFRKSSDLIKLISTLLSVKSIRLVRFATKALAYDPARFLDGELLAFFDQVRQTPGKQVSVISQFNHPGEISDVSIQATQALLSVGVQIRGQPAIILGVNDSVETLIDLQRKFLDNRIISYYLTVFMPVRGVEQYAIPLDEAFRNVAESKRNLGGLEKKGVLLTSHDFGKLEICGFYPTAERPEKIILKWHQAVGPDYLPERLKELIPTRSEDLMILDYKQGEMYCLDHVFEHNGLPYVNADGEIVENLPSEAVR from the coding sequence TTGAGTGTTAAGGTATTGATGGGAAAAAAAGGATTTGAGGAGTTCGCAACAATTGTCGGCTTTACAGAAGCAGAGAAGGAAGAGCGCAGTGCATTACTGGAGCAGTCTTATATGCCATTCAAGGTGACTCGCTATTATGCCGAGTTGATTGCGAGTCAATCAGAGCCATATCGTACCCAGATGATCAATATCGTGCTTCCGCCACCGGGAGAGAAGCCCTATAAGGGCCGCTTTGATCCATATGGGAACAAGTCGTACCGTCAAGATGAAACAGCTTTCCTGCAACACAAGTACAAAAAGACATTGTTGCTTCACATCGACGACTTTTGTATTGCCAACTGCCAGTTCTGCTATAAAGTGAACGAAATCCGCCACGAGGATATTGGGTACACCAATATTATGGAAAAAGCAGAAAGGGCAGTGCAGTATTTGGAAGCTCATCCGTACATCGATAATGTTCTCTTTACCGGTGGAGATCCTGCTTCCTTCCGTAAAAGCTCTGACCTAATCAAGCTGATTAGCACTCTATTGAGTGTGAAGAGTATTCGACTCGTTCGCTTTGCCACCAAGGCACTGGCCTATGATCCCGCTCGTTTTCTCGACGGAGAGCTGCTAGCGTTTTTTGACCAAGTAAGACAGACGCCCGGCAAGCAGGTAAGTGTGATTTCCCAGTTCAACCATCCCGGTGAAATAAGCGACGTTTCGATTCAAGCAACACAAGCGCTGCTATCCGTCGGTGTACAGATTCGCGGACAGCCTGCCATCATTCTTGGCGTGAACGATTCTGTCGAGACTTTGATTGACTTGCAGCGCAAGTTTCTCGATAATCGCATCATTTCGTATTATTTGACAGTGTTTATGCCAGTCAGGGGAGTCGAGCAGTATGCGATTCCTCTGGACGAGGCGTTCCGGAATGTGGCCGAGTCCAAACGCAATCTGGGTGGTTTGGAGAAAAAAGGGGTACTTCTTACTTCGCACGACTTTGGAAAATTAGAGATTTGCGGCTTTTATCCGACAGCCGAGCGCCCTGAAAAAATTATTTTGAAATGGCATCAAGCGGTCGGACCAGACTATCTTCCAGAGCGGTTGAAGGAATTAATCCCAACCCGTTCAGAAGACCTGATGATTTTGGACTACAAGCAGGGAGAGATGTACTGCCTCGACCATGTATTCGAACACAATGGCTTGCCGTACGTGAATGCAGATGGGGAGATCGTGGAAAACCTGCCGAGTGAAGCTGTTCGGTAA